A window of Echeneis naucrates chromosome 13, fEcheNa1.1, whole genome shotgun sequence contains these coding sequences:
- the lhx1a gene encoding LIM/homeobox protein Lhx1, whose protein sequence is MVHCAGCERPILDRFLLNVLDRAWHVKCVQCCECKCNLTEKCFSREGRLYCKNDFFRRFGTKCGGCSQGISPNDLVRRARSKVFHLNCFTCMMCNKQLSTGEELYIIDENKFVCKDDYISNTSVKDTNLLSVTACSDPSLSPDSQDQLQDDVVLKDTEIATLSDKETVNNENDDQNLGGKRRGPRTTIKAKQLETLKAAFAATPKPTRHIREQLAQETGLNMRVIQVWFQNRRSKERRMKQLSALGARRHAFFRSPRRMRTLVDRLEPGELIPNGPFSYYGDYQSEYYGPGGNYDFFPQGPPSSQAQTPVDLPFVPSSGPTGTPLGGMDHPLPGHHPSSEVQRFSDIMSHHPGDSPSPEPGIPGPLHSISSEVFGPSPPFTSLSLNGSGYSNHLSHPPSEMNEGTVW, encoded by the exons ATGGTCCACTGCGCCGGCTGCGAGAGGCCTATCCTGGACCGCTTTCTGCTCAACGTGCTGGACCGAGCCTGGCACGTCAAGTGCGTGCAGTGCTGCGAGTGCAAATGTAATTtaacagagaaatgtttttcacgAGAGGGAAGACTGTACTGCAAAAATGATTTCTTTAG gCGGTTTGGCACGAAGTGTGGCGGCTGTTCGCAGGGCATCTCTCCCAACGACCTGGTCCGGAGGGCCCGCAGCAAAGTGTTCCACCTCAACTGCTTCACCTGCATGATGTGCAATAAGCAGCTCTCCACCGGAGAGGAGCTCTACATCATCGACGAGAACAAATTCGTTTGCAAAGACGATTATATCAGCAACACCAGTGTAAAGGACACCAACCTCCTCTCAG tgACGGCCTGCAGCGACCCCAGTTTATCACCGGACTCTCAGGACCAGCTCCAGGACGACGTGGTCCTGAAGGACACGGAGATCGCCACGCTGTCCGACAAGGAGACGGTGAACAACGAGAACGACGACCAGAACCTCGGCGGGAAGCGGCGCGGCCCGCGGACCACCATCAAGGCCAAGCAGCTGGAGACGCTGAAGGCGGCTTTCGCTGCCACCCCCAAACCCACCAGGCACATCAGGGAGCAGCTGGCCCAGGAGACCGGCCTCAACATGCGGGTCATCCAG GTCTGGTTCCAGAACCGACGGTCCAAAGAGCGGCGCATGAAGCAGCTGAGCGCGCTGGGCGCCCGGAGACACGCGTTCTTCCGCAGCCCGAGGCGGATGAGGACGCTGGTGGACCGGCTGGAGCCCGGGGAGCTCATCCCCAACGGGCCCTTCTCCTACTACGGAG ATTATCAAAGCGAGTACTACGGTCCAGGAGGAAACTACGACTTCTTCCCTCAGGGCCCTCCGTCGTCGCAGGCCCAGACCCCCGTAGATCTCCCCTTCGTGCCCTCCTCGGGCCCCACGGGCACCCCCCTCGGAGGAATGGACCACCCCCTGCCGGGCCACCACCCCTCCAGCGAGGTGCAGCGCTTTTCCGATATCATGTCCCACCACCCCGGGGACTCCCCCAGCCCGGAGCCCGGAATCCCGGGGCCCCTGCACAGCATCTCCTCGGAGGTGTTCGGCCCCAGCCCGCCCTTTACCTCACTGTCGCTGAACGGCAGCGGATACAGCAACCACCTGTCCCACCCGCCCTCGGAAATGAACGAGGGCACCGTGTGGTAG